One region of Corvus moneduloides isolate bCorMon1 chromosome 1, bCorMon1.pri, whole genome shotgun sequence genomic DNA includes:
- the NUP153 gene encoding nuclear pore complex protein Nup153 isoform X1 produces the protein MASGGSGGGGGGKIRTRRHHLGAAKPPYARGKQQLGLISRVTESVKNIVPGWLQKYFNKREDKCVDTNESANEEENPVNYHHDYANEDALVIDGRITPESARINLEEPSTSRSALNFSDVLTRPSLHRSHLNCTVLDSTVPHCQPSTSSSLGIGSPGLSLVKEIKDSTSQHDDDNISTTSGFSSRASDKDITVSKNTSAPLLWSPEAERSHSVSQHPASSSKKPAFNLSAFGSPSPSLGNTSVFKTRQLGDSPFYPGKTSYGGAAAAARQTKVQISAYQPPIKRQMKAKQANVQSYGVTSSTARRILQTLEKMSSPLADAKRIPSSVSSPLSSPVDRSVLNVTSFQSRQNQMDSQHPPVQKLVTPKPISLTGSQITYFKPSLKSATSSRKIHQRADTDHQDMIEESFPAEQPVKSSESNLSYPKPNIPASNGLSSGGRMDSACGKMRKERERYCASRPGQKQQLEMEQELPEVPLPISSASLPTFNFSFPATSAVSSSPSTVSKAVVNKVQPASNVGSPTFVFSSPIVKSTEVEVLPPLSQIKFTFSVPVVKSSELSGSTDTPVTSILSPGSATVNSTSNKKEEEEEYDGFCKPAKFLKQGSVLDILKSPGFMSGKLPSCSSAQPVTSTVVYTRPAISSFSAGKDTSKQASSFWQSDTHDPCLQNKTTDGKCVTCEAAKVSTVESTKQTISVSPCVSSKTTVPTAATLGFEDKFKPAPNTWDCDTCLVQNKPEATKCVACETPKPGTGVMPALTMPVVMDNAVTVTSTSSSTATTVTLGFGDKFKQPKGSWNCSVCLEQNTAEYSKCVACESEKPGSSVPVTSSSVSAFSASSGGFLDLDKFKKPEGSWECEVCLVQNEAEATKCVACENVKPGTKAELKGFGTAAVSTNAAMPSFTFGLPSSSSESSQTLGSTGSFKFGEQSSFKFGIASESASSNTVTGGFKFPTGSGNFKFGVSSSDSKSEDSKKESKSNIFTFGLPSTSSQAPSTFQFGTTSLGQQEKKEEPPVLGGFGFAATSTSSIATNENKTGVSGFTFGTMAEKDVASPALPFKKSDEKKDETVSTKGSFSFGSVESAPASQFVLGRAEEKQDSVTSAGPLAFGKKADNEELKAQPIFSSGTAEHTKEESTAKPVFNFSFGKPSEKESEQAKAPFAFGAQTSTCDQGASFSFLNSSSSSTAAPTTSANSSSMFGSTLSSSNPQPVPAPFVFGQPSNTVTSSVFGNPAESATSQSFGFSQENKPATTSSSTGSTLTPFLFGSGESSTNAANSGFTFGATTTSSSTGSSSSFLFGSGPPAPAAGPAFGAGQPPAFGPSPGSSQPSAPSFGSLSTTLFSAGSHPAPSAFGSVTSSTQPSVFGQQATQQPAFGSGTPSAGSVFHFGSTTTNFNFPNNPGVFTFGANPPAPAAPAPPSGTPGFSFNQPAAFTVGTNGKNVFSASGSSVPGRRIKTAVRRRK, from the exons ctggGGCTCATTAGCAGAGTGACCGAATCAGTGAAAAACATCGTGCCGGGATGGTTGCAGAAGTATTTCAATAAAAGGGAAGATAAATGTGTAGATACGAATGAATCGGCAAACGAGGAAGAGAATCCAGTAAATTATCACCATGATTATGCAAATGAAGATGCCTTGGTAATTGATGGGAGAATCACGCCTGAATCAGCAAGAATTAATTTAGAAG AACCATCCACAAGCAGGTCTGCACTGAACTTCTCAGATGTGTTAACAAGGCCCTCTCTTCACCGGAGCCATTTGAACTGCACTGTGTTGGATTCCACAGTCCCACACTGTCAGCCCTCCACATCATCTTCACTTGGCATCGGCAGTCCTGGGCTGTCCCTcgtaaaggaaataaaagattcTACCTCTCAGCATGATGACGATAACATCTCAACAACCAGTGGCTTCTCCTCTAGAGCATCTGATAAAG ATATCACAGtttcaaaaaatacttcagCACCACTGCTCTGGTCCCCAGAGGCTGAAAGATCTCATTCCGTCTCACAGCATCCTGCATCTAGCTCTAAAAAACCTGCATTCAATTTATCTGCTTTTGGATCTCCCTCTCCT TCACTTGGAAACACTTCTGTCTTTAAGACAAGACAGCTTGGGGATTCTCCGTTTTACCCTGGAAAGACTTCTTATGgtggtgcagctgcagcagcaaggcagacaAAAGTGCAGATTTCTGCTTACCAG CCACCGATAAAAAGACAGATGAAAGCTAAACAAGCAAATGTGCAATCCTATGGTGTGACAAGTTCCACAGCGCGGCGCATCTTGCAGACATTGGAGAAGATGTCAAGCCCTTTGGCG GATGCTAAAAGGATTCCATCTTCTGTTTCTAGTCCACTGTCTTCT CCTGTGGACAGGAGTGTGCTGAATGTGACTAGCTTCCAATCCAGACAAAACCAG ATGGATTCTCAACATCCACCTGTCCAGAAACTTGTGACACCAAAGCCAATCTCCCTGACAGGGAGTCAAATCACATATTTTAAACCATCTCTGAAATCAGCTACTAGTTCCAGAAAAATTCACCAAAGGGCAGATACAGACCATCAA GACATGATAGAGGAGAGTTTTCCTGCAGAACAGCCTGTAAAATCATCTGAAAG CAATTTGAGCTACCCCAAACCCAATATTCCTGCATCCAACGGTTTGTCTTCAGGAGGAAGAATGGATAGTGCCTGTGGCaagatgagaaaggaaagagagcgATACTGTGCATCAAGACCTGGACAAAAACAACAACTG GAGATGGAGCAAGAACTACCTGAAGTACCGCTGCCCATCAGTAGTGCATCGCTGCCAACGTTCAACTTCAGTTTCCCTGCCACTAGTGCTGTCTCCTCATCACCCAGCACTGTTTCAAAAGCAGTGGTGAACAAG GTACAACCAGCAAGTAATGTTGGGAGTCCTACGTTTGTATTTTCATCTCCAATTGTGAAATCTACTGAGGTGGAAGTGCTACCTCCATTGTCT CAGATTAAGTTTACATTCAGTGTTCCTGTCGTTAAGTCATCAGAGCTTTCTGGATCCACTGATACACCAGTGACATCCATTCTTAGTCCAG gtaGTGCCACTGTAAACAGCACCAGCAataagaaggaagaggaagaagaatatGATGGGTTCTGCAAACCTGCTAAGTTCTTAAAGCAAGGAAGTGTGTTAGACATTCTAAAAAGCCCTG GCTTTATGTCTGGGAAATTGCCCTCCTGTTCATCTGCACAGCCTGTTACAAGCACAGTGGTCTATACGAGGCCTGCAATAAGTAGTTTTTCTGCAGGTAAAGACACCTCTAAACAAGCATCCTCGTTTTGGCAGTCTGACACACACGACCCATGCCTGCAGAACAAAACCACCGATGGCAAATGTGTAACGTGTGAAGCTGCTAAAGTTTCCACTGTTGAGAGTACAAAGCAGACGATAAGTGTGAGTCCGTGTGTCTCCTCCAAGACAACAGTCCCTACAGCAGCGACACTGGGCTTTGAAGACAAATTTAAACCGGCACCCAACACGTGGGATTGTGATACCTGTCTGGTCCAGAACAAACCTGAAGCTACAAAATGTGTAGCATGTGAGACACCAAAGCCTGGAACAGGAGTGATGCCTGCTCTGACAATGCCAGTGGTCATGGACAACGCAGTGACAGTGACatccacctccagcagcactgccacaaCAGTCACTCTGGGGTTTGGAGACAAATTTAAACAGCCGAAAGGCTCTTGGAACTGTTCAGTGTGCCTTGAACAAAACACGGCAGAATACAGCAAATGTGTAGCTTGTGAGTCTGAGAAACCAG GGAGTTCAGTGCCTGTGACCAGTAGCAgtgtttctgcattttctgcttcttctggaGGTTTTCTGGATTTAGACAAATTCAAGAAGCCTGAAGGAAGTTGGGAATGTGAGGTCTGCTTGGTCCAAAATGAAGCAGAAGCCACAAAATGTGTAGCCTGTGAAAATGTGAAGCCAGGCACCAAAGCAGAGCTCAAAG GTTTTGGTACTGCTGCTGTGTCTACAAATGCTGCAATGCCATCATTTACATTCGGTCTCCCATCATCGTCCTCTGAATCTTCTCAAACATTAGGTAGCACAGGAAGTTTTAAATTTGGAGAACAAAGTAGCTTTAAATTCGGCATTGCATCCGAATCTGCGTCGTCCAACACTGTGACTGGAGGATTTAAGTTTCCTACTGGTTCAGGGAACTTCAAGTTTGGAGTTTCTTCCTCAGACTCTAAATCAGAAGACAGtaagaaagaaagtaaaagtaacatttttacCTTTGGACTTCCATCTACAAGCAGTCAGGCTCCTTCAACATTTCAGTTCGGAACAACGAGTctggggcagcaggaaaagaaagaggaaccACCAGTTTTGGGAGGTTTTGGTTTCGCTGCAACTTCTACTTCTTCCATAGCTACTAATGAGAATAAAACTGGAGTCAGTGGCTTCACTTTTGGAACTATGGCAGAAAAGGACGTAGCATCACCTGCTTTGCCATTTAAGAAGTCAGATGAGAAGAAGGATGAAACTGTTTCAACGAAGGGAAGCTTCTCTTTCGGCAGTGTGGAGTCTGCACCTGCTTCACAGTTTGTTTTGGGAAGGGCAGAAGAGAAACAGGACTCTGTCACTTCTGCTGGTCCGTTagcatttggaaagaaagcTGACAATGAAGAGTTAAAGGCACAGCCTATCTTTTCATCTGGGACAGCTGAGCATACCAAAGAGGAGAGCACAGCAAAACCTGTATTCAATTTTAGTTTTGGTAAACCATCGGAAAAGGAAAGTGAGCAGGCAAAGGCACCTTTTGCATTTGGGGCACAAACCAGTACTTGCG aTCAAGGAGCATCCTTCAGCTTCTTGAACTCCagttcctccagcacagctgcacccACTACTTcagccaacagcagcagcatgttTGGCAGCACCCTCTCCTCCTCAAACCCTCAGCCAGTTCCCGCTCCCTTTGTGTTTGGACAACCCAGCAACACTGTGACCAGCTCTGTTTTTGGCAATCCTGCAGAATCTGCAACATCTCAGTCATTTGGGTTCTctcaagaaaacaaaccagcaacCACATCTTCCAGCACTGGCTCGACTCTTACTCCATTTCTCTTTGGTTCAGGAGAGAGCAGTACCAATGCAGCAAATTCAGGATTTACTTTTGGAGCAACAACTACTTCAAGTTCAACAG GGTCATCGTCTTCGTTTCTGTTTGGCTCTGGGCCTCCAGCGCCGGCTGCTGGCCCAGCCTTTGGCGCCGGTCAGCCACCAGCATTTGGCCCAAGCCCAGGCTCCAGCCAGCCAAGTGCTCCAAGTTTTGGATCGCTGTCGACAACGTTGTTTTCTGCTGGCTCTCACCCTGCTCCTTCTGCCTTTGGCTCGGTGACGAGCAGCACTCAGCCCTCTGTGTTCGGACAGCAGGCAACCCAacagccagcttttggctctGGTAcccccagtgctg GTTCTGTATTCCATTTTGGAAGTACTACTACTAATTTCAACTTTCCAAATAACCCAGGAGTATTCACTTTTGGTGCAAAtcctcctgcaccagcagctcctgcaccgCCTTCTGGCACTCCAGGATTTTCGTTCAACCAGCCTGCAGCATTTACCGTGGG gactaatgggaaaaatgttttctctgcctctggatcTTCAGTTCCTGGTCGGAGGATAAAGACTGCAGTTAGACGTAGAAAGTAA